The following DNA comes from Planktothrix serta PCC 8927.
GATGGTTAACCGCAGAATATCGAATGTTACCCGGAGCCACGCCACAACGTCAACCGAGAGAATTATTAAAATTATCAGGACGAACCCAAGAAATTCAACGATTAATTGGACGCAGTTTAAGAGCCGCACTGGATTTAAAAGCATTAGGAGAATTTACAATTACTGTTGATGCAGATGTGATTCAAGCGGATGCGGGAACCCGAACTACGGCGATTACAGGGGGGTTTATCGCGTTAGTAGATGCCTTAAATTCATGGGTTGAACAAGGTAGACTTAAACAATTACCCATCTGTCATCAAATTGCAGCAATTTCTGTCGGGTTATTAGAAGGGGAACCTTATTTAGATTTGAATTATACGGAAGATGTGGCTGCGGATGTTGATTTTAATCTGGTGATGACAGAAGAATTAGAAATTATTGAACTGCAAGGAACGGCTGAATTAGGAAGTTTTAGTCGGCAAAAATTAGATAAAATTATGGATTTTGCCGAATTAGGAATTCAAGAATTATTAGAAGCTCAACGTCAAGTTTTAGGGGATTTCACTTTTTTGAAAACTGATGGTTAAGGGAATCAGGAAACACAAAGATACTAAGACACGAAGTTTTAAGAGTGACAACTTAATACTACCCCTAAAAATCATCTAATAGGGAACCTAACCGTTTGAGTAACGGATCAGCTTCTTCCATCGCTTCTTTAGAAACAGGTTCTGGATCTGCGGGGAACGGTTTTGAATCCGTCACGATCATCGGTACAGGTTGAGATTGAACGGTTTCTAAACCTATCGCAATTTGAGTTAATTTTTGGTTAATTGACGTTTGTAATTGAGTCATTTGTTCAGTTAACTGATGGAGTTGAACATCCAAACGTTCGGTCTGAGTTCCCTCCTCCGTCAGTACCTTTTTTTCTAAATCTGTTAATTTATTTTGAATTTCAAATAACCGTTCTTCAACGCGCTGCAAATTGGGCAAAACTTGAGGAGAATTGGGGGTAGGATTTGCGGGAGGCGGGGTTGTAGATTCAGAACGGGATAATAATAGAAATTGCCACAGAGCTTGTTTACAAAGATTACTAAACGTTTGATATTTTGCCTGCGATAATTCTTTTTCGATCGCATCGAATAACGTCTGATCTGCGGGATCTTCGCTGAATGTGACTGACTGAGTTTGTTTTCGATTTGCCCACAGCATAATATAAGTCCAGACCGATTGTTATCCCATCGCCTATTGGGGATTCTGGAAAATCTTAACCCCCCAAATAATTAACCAGATCCACGTTTGTTAGTGTATCAGAATTTCGAGGCAATTTGGCTAAAATAAAACCCGGCCTTTCCAAGTTTTTTCACGGGTTGTGAACTGAGTCAAGGACGGGTTTAGGGGACGGAATTAACGTCTGGTTAACTGAGCTTCACCATAGACATACTGTCCTAAAGCATTCGCTTTGCGGGAAGGTTGAACCAAGTGCGCTCTCAGACCTGCGTTTTTCAGCAGGGGTTGCAGGTCTTCCCAGAAAAATTCGCCACCGCCTCCGGTAACAACAACATCTGTCACCCGTTCAGGGAGCCATCGGACAACGCGATCGCATAAATCACGGGCAAAATTCTTCCGTAAGTCGGGGATAATGTCATCTAAGTTAAACGGTTTTACCGCACCACGAGGACGATATAACCGTTCTCCGGCGGGTTTATGAACGGCTTCGAGTAAGTACAGAGATTGACTATCGGCTCCTTCAATTTTACTCGCCACTTCTTCATAGAATTTACCCATTGCAAAGGTATCACTTTGGGAAACCCCTCTGGCAAACCGGAACCGATCAACCGTTAAGAAATCAGTGGTTTGATGACCCACATCCACAATAGCAACAGAGAGATCGGCAAAATTGGGGACGTTTTGGCCGCCTTGAGCTTCCAGCCAAATTAAGCTGCCATAGCCTTCGGGCATAACGCGAACAGTAGTAACCGTAAATTTAATCTGCTCACCCCGATATAACATTTCGTGGCTTCCACTCAGTAACCGAGTGATATGTTCTTTCTCTTGCTCAAATTGGGCTTGAGAATAGAAGGGCAGCCCTAGCACAACATCGATATCACCT
Coding sequences within:
- a CDS encoding ParM/StbA family protein, which translates into the protein MQTGGNKQQPGQPAAAAAAASMLNRQTPTTGKKTILSIDLGRTSTKASTSRNPNEVVFIPSNIKALTVDTARGGGFESKNTDPLLDIWVEYQGMGYAVGQLAADFGAALFKDGSDSPSKVDDALIKLFACVGYFKLQGDIDVVLGLPFYSQAQFEQEKEHITRLLSGSHEMLYRGEQIKFTVTTVRVMPEGYGSLIWLEAQGGQNVPNFADLSVAIVDVGHQTTDFLTVDRFRFARGVSQSDTFAMGKFYEEVASKIEGADSQSLYLLEAVHKPAGERLYRPRGAVKPFNLDDIIPDLRKNFARDLCDRVVRWLPERVTDVVVTGGGGEFFWEDLQPLLKNAGLRAHLVQPSRKANALGQYVYGEAQLTRR
- the rph gene encoding ribonuclease PH, producing MMWKRPDHREPNQLRPVSFERNFTRFSPGSVLAKSGDTKVLCTVSIEPGVPKFLQNTGQGWLTAEYRMLPGATPQRQPRELLKLSGRTQEIQRLIGRSLRAALDLKALGEFTITVDADVIQADAGTRTTAITGGFIALVDALNSWVEQGRLKQLPICHQIAAISVGLLEGEPYLDLNYTEDVAADVDFNLVMTEELEIIELQGTAELGSFSRQKLDKIMDFAELGIQELLEAQRQVLGDFTFLKTDG